A single region of the Sphaeramia orbicularis chromosome 6, fSphaOr1.1, whole genome shotgun sequence genome encodes:
- the usp3 gene encoding ubiquitin carboxyl-terminal hydrolase 3, which translates to MECPHLNSNVSFGLDSSRFPNGTPSSWCCNVCRSNKSPWICLTCLMVHCGRYVNGHAKKHFEDSQVLGVNLKKGEKPEKEKSHHSVCMDCSNYSIFCYRCDDFIVNDTKLGQVQKVREHLQSLENSALISDRQRKRKLQESLVPDSKMLKDSNGAALGATGLRNLGNTCFMNAILQSLSNIEQFSCYFKELPAVALRSGKTAGRRMYHTRSQGENTVSLVEEFRKTLCSLWQGNQTAFSPDSLFYAIWKIMPSFRGYQQQDAHEFMRYLLDHLHRELQCCKNGAAHPVSPQDGIKLSTSDKSCLNGTASVVTSIFGGILQNEVNCLICGTESRKFDPFLDLSLDIPSQFRQKRSKDQEPGPTCTLPDCLRSFTDLEELDETELYYCHKCKKRQKSTKKFWIQKLPRVLCLHLKRFHWTAFLRNKVDTYVEFPLRGLDMRGFLLEPENSLPESCLYDLVAVVVHHGSGVGSGHYTAYGSHEGHWYHFNDSTVTLTTEDTVRKAKAYILFYVERTGQMDSDETATKNTATDKPGVEATAVNSVSSNVVQDQVAPNTKEAHGLFKDVAALHVVKLDPAAPLNVADDVAEMATAVTDRDTSDMTPAEDATQTIHTVAQ; encoded by the exons ATGGAGTGCCCTCATCTGAACTCAAATGTGAGCTTTGGGCTTGACTCCTCCAGGTTCCCTAACGGTACTCCGTCCTCCTGGTGCTGTAACG TGTGCAGATCTAATAAAAGTCCATGGATTTGCCTTACCTGTCTGATGGTTCATTGTGGAAG ATATGTCAATGGACATGCAAAGAAGCACTTTGAAGACAGCCAAGTCCTTGGTGTAAATCTGAAAAAGGGTGAAAAACCAGAGAAGGAGAAATCTCATCATTCAGTCTGTATGGACTGCAGCAACTACAGTATTTTTTG TTACAGATGTGATGACTTTATCGTCAACGACACCAAGCTTGGGCAGGTACAGAAGGTGAGGGAACATTTGCAGAGTTTGGAAAA CTCAGCACTCATTAGTgacagacagagaaaaagaaaacttCAGGAAAGCCTTGTTCCAGATAGCAAGATGCTAAAAGACAGT aatggaGCAGCTTTAGGTGCTACAGGCTTGAGGAATTTAGGGAACACATGCTTCATGAATGCCATCCTGCAGTCCCTCAG TAACATCGAGCAGTTCAGTTGTTATTTCAAGGAGTTGCCTGCAGTGGCTCTGCGCAGCGGTAAGACGGCAGGAAGAAGGATGTACCACACCCGCAGCCAAGGGGAAAACACTGT ATCCTTGGTGGAGGAGTTCAGGAAAACTCTTTGTTCCCTGTGGCAAGGGAACCAGACGGCCTTTAGTCCAGACTCCTTATTTTACGCCATATGGAAAATCATGCCAAGTTTCAG GGGCTATCAGCAGCAGGATGCACATGAGTTCATGCGTTACCTGCTAGACCACCTTCACAGGGAGCTCCAGTGCTGTAAGAATGGAGCAGCACATCCAGTCTCACCACAGGATGGCATCAAACTGTCCACCTCAGACAAAAGCTGCTT AAATGGGACCGCCAGTGTCGTCACATCTATCTTTGGTGGCATACTGCAGAATGAAGTGAACTGCTTGATATGCGGGACAGAATCTCGCAAGTTTGATCCATTTCTTG ATCTATCTTTGGACATTCCCAGCCAGTTCAGACAGAAGAGAAGTAAAGACCAGGAGCCTGGGCCGACCTGCACCTTGCCCG actgctTACGTAGCTTCACTGACCTGGAAGAGCTTGATGAAACCGAGCTGTACTATTGCCACAAGTGCAAAAAGCGACAGAAATCCACCAAGAAGTTTTGGATTCAGAAGCTGCCAAGG GTTTTGTGTTTGCACCTTAAACGGTTCCACTGGACAGCATTTTTGAGAAATAAAGTGGACACTTACGTAGAGTTTCCACTTCGAGGCCTTGACATGAGGGGATTCTTACTTGAG CCAGAGAATTCATTGCCAGAAAGTTGCCTGTACGACCTGGTTGCAGTTGTGGTGCATCATGGATCTGG tgtGGGATCAGGGCATTATACAGCATATGGCAGCCATGAGGGCCACTGGTACCACTTCAATGACAGCACAGTGACTCTGACCACCGAGGACACAGTGAGAAAAGCCAAGGCCTACATCCTCTTCTATGTGGAGCGGACAGGCCAGATGGACTCAGACGAAACTGCCACAAAAAACACGGCCACAGATAAACCTGGTGTGGAAGCAACAGCAGTGAACAGTGTTTCTTCAAATGTTGTTCAGGACCAGGTAGCTCCAAACACAAAGGAAGCACATGGGCTTTTCAAGGATGTGGCTGCCTTACACGTGGTTAAGCTGGACCCAGCAGCTCCACTTAATGTGGCCGACGACGTGGCTGAAATGGCCACAGCTGTAACAGACAGGGATACCTCAGACATGACTCCAGCAGAGGATGCTACTCAAACTATACACACCGTTGCACAATAA
- the LOC115421040 gene encoding papilin has product MTSEQQQNQPPKPESSGQWSDSSPADTHRIQAQTASVMSGGTSEDPRTQDAAKTVRLSDPTPEPTTQSLKWFIVVYVVQRSVETNPHSMWFTTVTNSRKEVTTTGSKMKHLLFFGIAFAVLHISNQQSTPDFCQLAPDEGEGPSFQFAMFYDPAIDKCSPFIYKGQGGNANRFNNERECIRNCSVNAEDIYPMDVSKACHFPKANGKCSGRFLRYYYDSVYDRCRKFHWSGCYGNGNRFFDQITCNATCDGIHDDRYEDEDIETDTPIAIICGVLLAVIVSAILITVIVLTVKSKKNKGEKKAPGRSKEQQSDLPLQEREDMS; this is encoded by the exons ATGACGTCAGAGCAACAACAAAACCAGCCTCCAAAACCAGAGTCATCTGGTCAGTGGAGTGACAGCTCACCAGCGGACACGCACCGCATCCAGGCTCAGACCGCATCTGTCATGTCAGGGGGGACATCAGAGGACCCACGGACCCAGGATGCGGCAAAAACGGTGCGCCTGTCTGACCCCACACCGGAGCCCACAACACAGTCTTTAAAGTGGTTTAT TGTGGTGTACGTGGTCCAAAGGTCAGTAGAGACAAACCCTCACTCTATGTGGTTTACAACTGTCACTAACTCCAGGAAAGAAGTCACAACGACAGGCAGCAAGATGAAGCACCTGCTGTTTTTTGGAATAGCTTTTGCTGTGCTTCACATTAGCAATCAGCAAAGTACTCCAG ATTTCTGTCAATTGGCTCCCGATGAAGGTGAAGGCCCATCCTTCCAGTTTGCCATGTTCTATGATCCTGCCATAGACAAGTGCAGTCCTTTCATATACAAAGGCCAAGGAGGGAACGCCAACCGCTTCAACAATGAAAGAGAATGTATACGAAACTGTTCAGTCAATGCAGAAGACATCTACCCTATGGATG TTTCCAAAGCTTGCCACTTCCCCAAGGCAAACGGTAAATGCAGTGGAAGGTTTCTGAGATACTACTACGACTCTGTTTATGACAGATGCAGGAAATTTCACTGGTCCGGTTGCTATGGAAACGGCAACCGATTTTTTGATCAAATCACCTGCAACGCCACCTGTGATGGTATCCACG atgACAGATATGAAGATGAGGACATAGAGACAGACACTCCAATTG CGATCATCTGTGGAGTTTTGCTGGCAGTCATTGTGTCAGCCATCTTGATAACTGTCATTGTCTTGACAGTGAAGTCAAA gaaaAACAAAGGTGAGAAGAAGGCGCCAGGGAGAAGTAAAGAACAGCAGTCTGACCTACCTCTTCAAGAGAGAGAAGACATGTCATGA